The nucleotide window AATGCGTCGGGAGAACAATACAAAATTTAAGCAATTGTTTAAGGAGAGAAACCATGGAACTGACGACACTCATATTAGCGCAGCTGCTGTTTGTCACGCTGCTTGTTCTCGGAGCCCGTCTTGAGCGAAAAATGAGCGCTGCAGGGCGAGAAAACGATGAAAATTTGAAGCGGCTGCGTCATCGCTTGGATGCGCTGGCGGCTGATGCCGAAACCATGAAAAAAGAGCTCTCTGCGCTTTTACGCAGCACAGACGAAGCAGAAGACCAGTCAGAGGAGGAAGCGTTGAAGTCTTTATCGGCTGAAAAGGACTTTACGGAGAGTATCGCCAGCATTCTTGGCTATGGGCTCGACAGGGTGCGCGATAAACGGCCGTCTTAGGCCCGGAAGGATGGATTTTTGGTGAAGAATGGATACAGCCCAACGGTTAGCGGCGTCTGGAAGGACTTTGAAAAAGGGCTCGCCTTCAATGTTCAGACGGGATTTAGCGATACGGTTCAGACGAATGAAAACTTTTTTATCGGCAAGCAGTGGGAGGGCGTTTTGTCCAACGGACTGCCGACGCCTGTTTTCAACTTCCTCAAGCGCGTTGTTTTATTCACGGTTGCCGGTATTACGTCAAGCTGCGTCAAAATGCAGGCTTCCGCAATGCCCGATGATGGAGGCAGTCTGGATATGGGGGAAGTAACGGACACCGTTAACCATGAATTTGAGCGTCTTTTTGAAGAAAACAAGCTGCTCATGCTGATGCGCGAGCTTTTGAGGAACACGGCTGTCGACGGTGACGGCTGTACGTATACATATTGGGACCCGGACGCGCCATCCGGCCAGTTTTGCAGCGGCGCTGTCGTGACAGAGGTTATTGAAAACAGCCGCGTGTTTTTCGGCAATACGAGCGACCGGCGCGTTGAGAGGCAGCCGTACATCCTCATCATGAGCCGTGAAATGACGGATGACGTTCGTGCGCGGGCCAAAAAGAACGGCTGTGCAGACTTGGAGATGGTGAAAAGTGACACGGACGAGCGAAAGCCGGATCAAAACAATGCCCAGGATGAGCTGACGACGGTGCTTTTAAAGCTGTGGCGAGACAGCGACACCGGGACGATCTGGTGTTATGAATGCACAAAAAATGCGGAAATCAGAAAGGCGTGGGACACGGGCCTGACACGCTACCCCATCACGTGGCTCAACTGGGATTATGTACAGGATTCTTACCACGGGCAGGCTATGGTGACGGGGCTTATTCCGAATCAGATTTTTATCAACAAGCTTTACGCGATGAGTATGATCAGCCTGATGACGACGGCATACCCCAAGATCGTCTATGATAAAACACGTGTTTCAAAATGGGACAACCGCGTCGGCGCGGCGATTCCCGTTCAGGGCGGTGATGTGAATTCTGTTGCCCGTATTATTGATCCGGCGCAGATTTCGCCGCAAATCGCGCAGTTTATTCAGATGGCCAAAGAGGATACATTGTCCGCCCTGGGCGCAACGAGCGTAGCGCTTGGAGATGCGCGGCCGGACAACACCTCCGCTATTATCGCCCTGCAAAAAGCGGCGGCCGTTCCAAACGAGCTGACGCGGCAGAATCTTTATCAGAATCTTGAGGATCTCGGCCGGATCTATATCGACTTTATGGGAGAATATTACGGGACGAGGCGCCTTGACACGGCTGGGACTGTTAAACAGTCGACGAGGCCGGTTGGTAATTTACAAAGCCCGTTTTTTAACTTCGACGTGCTGAAAACAATCAATCTTTCATTAAAGCTTGATGTCGGCGCATCGTCCTATTGGTCGGAAATCGCCGCCATGCAGACGCTTGATAACCTGCTTATGCGCGGCAAAATTGATCTTATTGATTACCTGGAGCGCGTGCCGGATGGGTATATCATCAAAAAGCAGGAGCTGCTTGATAAGCTTGAAAGCGCCAAAGCAGGTGCCGCCCAACCGGGCATGACGGCACCTTTCGGGATGGGAAATACCGCCGGTGCGATGGTGCAGCCGGCCATGAGCCGGCCGGGGATGCCCACTATCGGAGCGCAAGCCGAACAACTGCAACAGCTCTTGCAACGCCCACCGACAGCGCCCGGATTAAGATGACATCACGCGACGCAGCATGCATGGGACAGACCCGTCCCGGCAGATAAAAATCGCCCGACCAGAGGCGAGGAGGGTACAATGGAAGAAGAACTGACGATGACGCTACCACAGGATAAGGCGGGTTTTTCCGCTGTTGACGAGGCGCTACTAAGCGGGGATTGGCAGGACGGGGACGACGCGTCGATGCAGCCCGGCGATCAGAACGACTGGGACAATACGCCTGACGACGGTAAGCCTCTGCCGAACGAGCGGGAAGCCGACCAGAGCTTCAAGCTTAAATACATGGGAGAGGAAATCGATGTCACGCGCGACGAGGTCATAACACTGGCGCAGAAAGGAAAAGACTACGACCGTATCAGAAGCCGCGCCGAGCAGCTTACTGAAGAAGCTGAAAAGAACAGCACCTACAAAAATCTGCTTCAAGGTATCGCCCAGCGCACCGGCATGAGCCTTGACAGTTTTATGAGGCAGGCCGAAACAGCGCTTTCAGACAGCACCAAGCAGCCTGCTAACGAAACGGCTCATCACTCGGAGGGGATCACGCAGCCTGACGCACAGGCGGCACGCGCGCGGCGTGACCGGGAAGTTACCGAGTTTTTAAGCGAATACAGCGACCTTGACCCAAAGTCGATTCCGGGTGAAGTCTGGGAAAGCGTTCAGTCAGGGAAAAGCCTTCTTCGTGCTTATCAGAGTTACGAGAACAGGAACCTGAAAGCGCAGCTCGCATCACAGCAAAAAGATGACGAGAACAGGCGTCGAGCAGCCGGTTCCCGCCAGAGCGCCGGTCTTCTGAGAACACGCGGGGAAATCGAGGACGACTGGTATCAGGATTAAAGGAAAGGCAGGAATATGAATGTCCGTTAATTTGACGACGAAATACGCACCGCTAATTGCCGAGCGGTTTAAGGCGCAGTCCGTGACCGAGGCATATGCCGGTAAAAAATATGACTTTGACGGCGCGCAGAGTATCAAAATCTACACCGTTGACAAGGTCACGCTCAACGATTACAGCCGCACGGCCGACGGCGGCCGCTTCGGCACGATTGCCGAGCTCGGCGATACCATCCAGACGCTGACGATGAGCCAGGACAAGGCGTTTACGTTTTCCATCGATCACGGCAACGCCGCCGACCAGCTCAACATTAAGCACTGCAACGAGCAGCTGAAATCCAACTGGGACGAGGTCTGCACGCCCACTATCGATATGTACCGCCTGGCCAAATGGGCAAACGGCGCAGGTCTTGGTGTTTTGAACACAACGGCGCTCACGACGAGCACCGTCATGCGGGCTATTGTGACGGCAGGGGCTGCTATGAGCAACAAGCTCGTCCCTAAGAAAAACCGCGTCCTGCTGATCGCAGAATCGGTCTACATTGAGACGAAACTCTCCAGCGAGATCATGGGGATTGATTCGCTTGGCGAGGAGGCCGTCAAAAACGGCGTCGTCGGCCGTATTGACGGCATGGACGTTGTCCCCGTTGTCGACAGCTATCTGCCCGCAGGGGTAAATTTCCTTATTAAATATAAGGACGCGACCGTTGACCCGATGAAGCTGAAGACAATGCGTGTGCAGAAAAACCCGCTCGGGTATGACGCGGATGTCGGCGAGTGCCGTTTCTATCACGATTCCTTTGTATTGGACGCAAAGGTCAGCGGTATTTACGTGCATGCGGCCTCCGGCATGCTGCCGTTACCGACCATGACGGGTACGTCAACGGTAACCGTAACATGCGCGGATGCAACGACGATCAAGTATACGACGGACGGCTCCAATCCGAAAACGTCGGGGACGGCATCTACATACTCGGCGCCGGTTTTGCTGACGGCAGGCCAGACGCTAAGAGCTTACGGCCTTGCAGCAGGCGTTGTCAATTCGCCGATCAAGGAGTATACGTATACCGCATAACGTTATAAACAGCCCCCGCCGATTCGGCGGGGGCAGAGAAAACCAAAAGAGGAAGTGGTTAGATGGCAACGACAGCGCAGGAAGTATTTTACAGCGCGCTGGCTCTTATGGATGAGACGGATCAGCTGGATGCCTTTAAAAACAGAGCACTCGCCCTGTTAACGGTTTTACGAAATGAGTTGTATCGTTACAGCGATACATTTGAGGCCGAAGAGGGGAAGCGGCCGGTCTGCGGCGCGATACAGGATTTTCTAAGCCCGATCGACCTGGACGACGGCCTCGCCCAGTCGGTGATGCCGTATGGCCTCGCGGCACATCTGCTGCTGGAGGAGAACCCGGCGACGGCGTCCTTTTTTCAGCAGCGCTATGAAGAGCTGATGACCAAAATCGGGCAGACCATGCCCCGACGGACGGAAAGTATAGAAAATCTGTACGGTGAGATTCGGATATGACGGACAAAGTGTGGTGACGAAATGGCACGAATTTCGACAAATACATCGGACAAAATCATCGCCATTAAGCGGTGGCTCGGCGTCAATGAAAACCCGGACGGCGACACGAACCTAAAAATGGGCGAGGCCTCTGAAATGCGAAATTTCCGGGTGACGAATGAAGGGTCTTTGCAAATCAGACCGGGGATGAAGTCGCTTTTCACCATCGCAAACGCGCCGGTTAAATCCTTGTGGACAGGGTATGTCAGCGGAAGGGAGTCGATCGTCGCCGCCTGCGACGGACAGATATGGACGCTCGATCTTGAAGAGAATACAGCAACGGCCGTCGGGGTGTTTGACACGTCGGATACCGTAACGTTTTTTGGATACGATGAAAAGCTCTATATGCTCAACGGCCAAAAATACAAGGTGTGGGACGGTACAACGCTCGCTGAGGTTATGGGGTATAGGCCGCTCATTCTTGTATCGACG belongs to Oscillospiraceae bacterium CM and includes:
- a CDS encoding chitobiase/beta-hexosaminidase C-terminal domain-containing protein; its protein translation is MSVNLTTKYAPLIAERFKAQSVTEAYAGKKYDFDGAQSIKIYTVDKVTLNDYSRTADGGRFGTIAELGDTIQTLTMSQDKAFTFSIDHGNAADQLNIKHCNEQLKSNWDEVCTPTIDMYRLAKWANGAGLGVLNTTALTTSTVMRAIVTAGAAMSNKLVPKKNRVLLIAESVYIETKLSSEIMGIDSLGEEAVKNGVVGRIDGMDVVPVVDSYLPAGVNFLIKYKDATVDPMKLKTMRVQKNPLGYDADVGECRFYHDSFVLDAKVSGIYVHAASGMLPLPTMTGTSTVTVTCADATTIKYTTDGSNPKTSGTASTYSAPVLLTAGQTLRAYGLAAGVVNSPIKEYTYTA